One segment of Dolichospermum sp. DET69 DNA contains the following:
- a CDS encoding peroxiredoxin encodes MSNIPQIGQPAPGFSTPDQNNNLVNLTDLNQWIVLYFYPKDNTPGCTTEAQDFTELSSEFITLGANIIGVSPDSATSHCKFIDKYNLSITLLTDPEHQLIAAYGAWRLKKFMGKEYMGVARSTFLISPDKIIAHVWPNVKTKGHAESVYKKIQELAAI; translated from the coding sequence ATGAGCAATATTCCCCAAATTGGACAACCTGCACCGGGTTTTTCCACCCCAGACCAAAATAATAATTTAGTCAACCTTACTGATCTAAATCAGTGGATAGTTCTCTATTTTTATCCTAAAGATAATACACCTGGTTGCACCACTGAAGCTCAAGACTTTACAGAATTGTCCTCGGAATTTATCACATTGGGAGCAAATATCATCGGTGTTAGTCCTGATTCTGCCACATCTCATTGCAAATTTATAGACAAATATAATTTATCAATTACTCTATTAACAGATCCTGAACATCAATTAATAGCAGCCTATGGTGCATGGCGTTTAAAGAAGTTTATGGGTAAGGAATATATGGGAGTTGCTCGTTCAACTTTTCTGATTTCACCTGATAAAATCATCGCTCACGTTTGGCCTAATGTCAAAACTAAAGGTCATGCTGAATCTGTATATAAGAAAATCCAGGAATTAGCCGCTATTTAA
- a CDS encoding ribonuclease Z, whose product MQITFLGTSSGVPTRSRNVSSVALRLPQRAELWLFDCGEGTQHQILRSDLKVSQLSRIFVTHMHGDHIFGLMGLLASCGLAGNVDKIDIYGPSGLNEYLQAASRYSHTHFSYPIKVHTVQPGVIYENDEFTVSCGLLHHRIPAFGYRIAEKDRTGRFDIDKAKTLEIPSGPVYGQLKRGETVTLEDGRVINGSELCGPIEIGRKIAYCTDTVYCDGAVQLAEDADVLIHEATFAHQDSEMAFQRLHSTTTMAAQTAYRAGVRKLIMTHFSPRYAPGNTIELKDLLKEARAIFPKTIMAHDFMVYDVPRRREIELSVSA is encoded by the coding sequence GTGCAGATTACATTTTTAGGGACGAGTTCCGGTGTACCGACAAGATCACGCAATGTTTCCAGCGTGGCACTGAGGTTGCCACAACGGGCGGAATTGTGGTTGTTTGACTGTGGTGAGGGAACTCAGCATCAAATTTTACGGAGTGACTTAAAAGTTAGCCAACTATCCCGAATTTTTGTCACCCATATGCACGGTGATCATATTTTTGGCTTAATGGGATTGCTTGCTAGTTGCGGTTTAGCAGGTAATGTAGACAAAATTGATATTTATGGTCCATCAGGATTAAACGAATACTTACAAGCCGCTTCCCGTTACTCTCATACCCATTTTTCTTACCCCATAAAAGTGCATACTGTTCAACCGGGGGTAATTTATGAAAATGATGAATTTACTGTTAGTTGTGGTCTTTTACATCACCGAATTCCGGCTTTTGGCTACCGAATAGCCGAAAAAGATAGAACCGGACGTTTTGATATAGACAAAGCTAAAACCTTAGAAATTCCTTCAGGTCCAGTTTATGGACAACTCAAGCGGGGTGAAACTGTCACCCTCGAAGACGGAAGAGTAATTAATGGGAGTGAATTATGTGGACCAATAGAAATTGGGCGCAAAATTGCCTATTGCACAGATACGGTTTATTGTGATGGTGCGGTGCAATTAGCAGAAGATGCAGATGTATTAATTCATGAAGCAACTTTTGCTCATCAAGATTCAGAAATGGCTTTTCAGCGGCTACATTCCACAACCACAATGGCCGCGCAAACAGCTTACAGGGCAGGAGTTCGCAAGCTGATTATGACCCATTTCAGTCCTCGTTATGCTCCAGGTAATACTATCGAATTAAAAGATTTACTCAAAGAAGCACGAGCGATTTTTCCGAAAACAATTATGGCTCATGATTTTATGGTTTATGATGTCCCTAGGAGACGGGAAATTGAGTTAAGTGTGAGCGCTTAA
- a CDS encoding sensor histidine kinase: protein MQTKFWKKLPREIYFVSVEKLLEIIITLLGIVLASHFLLIGNLPIIVIPTIILVAINCIFLIGLYQYNQTIESRIEIRKIMIETTFETIHNGPLQSLAKVLRLIKGQDLPSHKLLPLIEQELEELNQDLRGMCDFWQQETLAQDTSLYLGNNVVIDLRNPLHEILYQVYSHTLERDFPCFKSLKLKIHNFEPINENSLSIENKRGLCRFLEEALCNIGKHATGITCLQVTYSLSEGERIYTLSIIDNGLGIHSLREGWGTKQFKNVAQQIKGKFRRVSLYPQGTLCELSWPLSNSFWWQ, encoded by the coding sequence ATGCAAACTAAATTTTGGAAAAAACTGCCAAGAGAAATTTATTTTGTTTCTGTTGAAAAGTTATTAGAAATCATCATTACTTTATTAGGAATAGTCTTAGCTAGTCATTTCTTATTAATTGGGAATTTGCCAATAATTGTCATACCAACAATTATCCTGGTAGCGATTAATTGCATCTTTCTTATAGGCTTGTATCAATATAACCAAACTATTGAATCTAGAATTGAAATTCGTAAAATCATGATTGAAACTACTTTTGAAACAATTCATAATGGTCCTTTGCAAAGTTTGGCAAAAGTTTTACGTTTAATTAAAGGGCAAGATCTACCAAGTCATAAATTACTCCCTTTAATTGAACAAGAACTTGAAGAGTTGAATCAAGATCTACGGGGAATGTGTGATTTTTGGCAACAAGAAACTCTGGCTCAAGATACTAGCCTTTACCTAGGAAATAACGTAGTTATAGATTTGCGAAACCCTTTGCATGAAATTCTTTATCAAGTTTATAGCCACACCTTAGAACGGGATTTTCCCTGCTTTAAAAGCCTTAAACTGAAAATCCATAATTTTGAACCTATAAATGAAAATAGTTTAAGTATTGAAAATAAGCGAGGATTATGCCGATTTTTAGAAGAAGCTTTATGCAATATTGGTAAACACGCCACCGGCATAACTTGTCTACAAGTTACTTATTCTTTGTCTGAAGGTGAAAGAATTTACACTCTGAGTATTATAGATAATGGTTTAGGAATTCATTCATTAAGAGAAGGTTGGGGAACAAAACAATTTAAAAATGTAGCACAACAAATTAAAGGTAAATTTCGGCGAGTTTCCCTTTATCCCCAAGGTACTCTTTGTGAGTTATCCTGGCCTTTGTCAAATTCTTTCTGGTGGCAATAA
- a CDS encoding response regulator transcription factor, which produces MQQVSSEKSILKFMIIDDHESVLNGTVEILRKTYPSADFNIATNASYAFEQIISYQPNLLVMDLSIPEKSEMTARVDTGIQLLKALMENYSHLNLVIQSVHVKTLVRIRPYIDNHQGGFTIADKSLSTQEMLTRVDWALQGLTHTKDIKGIHSGLDVKPKWLKVLNLAFEEGLQDKAIAENMCISERMVRHYWSKLQDVLNVYPEEGKNIRIKTEIKARAEGLID; this is translated from the coding sequence ATGCAACAAGTTTCATCAGAAAAATCAATTTTAAAATTCATGATTATTGATGATCACGAATCAGTTTTAAACGGAACAGTGGAAATATTAAGGAAAACCTATCCTAGTGCTGATTTTAATATTGCTACAAATGCTAGTTATGCTTTTGAGCAAATTATTAGTTATCAACCTAATTTATTAGTGATGGATCTTTCCATACCAGAAAAATCAGAAATGACAGCACGAGTTGATACAGGTATTCAACTTCTTAAGGCTTTGATGGAAAATTATTCCCATTTAAATCTTGTTATTCAAAGTGTCCACGTGAAAACATTAGTACGGATTCGTCCTTATATTGATAATCATCAAGGAGGCTTTACTATCGCTGATAAAAGTCTTTCTACCCAAGAAATGTTAACTAGAGTTGATTGGGCATTACAGGGATTAACTCACACAAAAGATATCAAAGGAATTCATTCAGGTTTAGATGTGAAACCAAAGTGGTTGAAAGTCCTGAACTTAGCCTTTGAAGAAGGATTACAAGATAAAGCAATTGCTGAAAATATGTGCATATCTGAACGCATGGTGCGTCATTATTGGAGTAAATTACAAGACGTTTTAAATGTTTACCCGGAAGAAGGTAAAAACATTCGTATTAAAACAGAAATCAAAGCTAGAGCCGAAGGATTAATTGATTAA
- a CDS encoding HlyD family efflux transporter periplasmic adaptor subunit, with protein MFYIHNQELNSIIENDNSLPPISIWTSLVGVFLIGTVIASISLSSWVKYNVTVKAAAIIRPIGETRIVQSKIEGTVKTIEVKENQVVKQGDIIALLDTEALLIRKSQLEENIQQSKLQIFQIYAQNQTLNNQIMAEKRVLERIVIAAKEDLLKTKREYEERKINTESELMTAEINIQKELVDLEKAQADLEFAKVDRDRYEQLSKIGAISNREFEQKKLVVQQTTLTLKSAKKAVDIARIKIKSNQAAVNPTTAIVKMAEERIAQEIAKGEATIAALNKERQGLIQRLVEIRTQIKQSQKELQQVENQRKISIILATSNGIIFKLNLRNSGQFLRAGESVAEVVPNGASLVTKAMIPSAEINKIAIGQKVQLRIDACPYPDYGIAKGIVKTIAPDAITSQSKDAATNSSGVGYFEVTIQPENNSFGNNHHQCLLQVGMNATAEIISREETALQFMLRKARLISDL; from the coding sequence ATGTTTTACATTCATAATCAAGAATTGAATTCTATAATTGAAAATGATAATTCACTTCCACCTATAAGTATTTGGACATCTTTAGTAGGTGTATTTCTGATTGGAACTGTGATTGCTAGTATTTCTTTATCCTCATGGGTGAAATATAATGTCACTGTAAAAGCTGCTGCTATTATTCGTCCCATAGGTGAAACTCGTATAGTTCAATCAAAGATAGAAGGGACTGTTAAAACTATCGAAGTGAAAGAAAATCAAGTTGTTAAACAAGGAGATATAATCGCTCTTTTAGATACTGAAGCATTGCTAATTAGAAAAAGCCAACTAGAAGAAAATATTCAACAAAGTAAATTACAAATATTCCAAATCTATGCTCAAAACCAGACTTTAAATAATCAAATTATGGCGGAAAAAAGAGTTCTAGAAAGGATTGTTATTGCTGCTAAAGAAGACTTATTAAAAACCAAAAGGGAATATGAAGAGCGAAAAATCAATACTGAAAGTGAATTAATGACAGCAGAAATAAATATCCAAAAAGAATTAGTAGATTTAGAAAAAGCTCAAGCTGATTTAGAATTTGCCAAAGTAGATAGAGATCGTTATGAACAGTTATCTAAAATTGGCGCAATTAGCAATCGAGAATTTGAGCAAAAAAAGCTAGTTGTTCAGCAGACAACCTTAACACTAAAATCTGCAAAAAAAGCAGTTGATATCGCTAGAATAAAAATTAAATCTAATCAAGCTGCGGTTAATCCCACTACCGCAATAGTGAAAATGGCAGAAGAACGTATTGCTCAAGAAATTGCTAAAGGTGAAGCCACTATAGCGGCTCTAAATAAAGAAAGACAAGGCTTAATTCAGCGATTAGTGGAAATACGAACCCAAATCAAACAATCACAAAAAGAACTTCAACAAGTCGAAAATCAACGAAAAATTAGTATAATTCTTGCCACTAGTAATGGCATTATCTTTAAACTCAATTTACGAAATTCTGGTCAATTTTTACGGGCTGGTGAATCTGTTGCTGAGGTTGTACCTAATGGTGCTTCTCTAGTAACTAAAGCCATGATTCCCAGTGCGGAAATTAATAAAATTGCCATTGGACAAAAAGTCCAACTTCGTATTGATGCTTGTCCCTATCCTGATTATGGAATTGCAAAAGGCATTGTTAAAACCATCGCTCCAGATGCGATTACATCTCAAAGTAAAGATGCTGCTACAAATTCTTCTGGTGTTGGCTACTTTGAAGTCACGATTCAACCCGAAAACAATTCATTTGGAAATAATCATCATCAATGTCTATTACAAGTAGGAATGAACGCTACAGCCGAAATTATTTCCAGGGAAGAAACAGCATTGCAATTTATGTTAAGAAAAGCTAGACTAATTAGTGATTTATGA
- a CDS encoding peptidase domain-containing ABC transporter, with product MKYQFVKQHSEEDCGAACLAAIAKHYGQTFTISRIREAVGTGQFGTTLLGLKRGAEILGFKANPVKTSPQIFEKINEAPLPAIIHWQGNHWVVLYGKKGKNFLIADPAIGMRYLSQKDVEAAWTDWLLLLVEPDPIRFFAQKQDKEGGFWRFFKRVWIYRGILFQALPLNLVLGLLSLTSPFLLQILTDDVLLRGDTKLLTTVVISVVVMNIISNSLSFVQSNLIAHFAQRLQLGLVLEFGRQILRLPLTYYETRRSGEIVSRLRDIDQINQLVAQVVVGLPSQFFIAIISLGFMFFYSWKLSLTALLISMVMTISTFIFQPTLQQKTNELLITEAETQGVLVETFKGALTLKTTASGRQFKDELDSRFNRLAALTFRTIQIGIINNTFSGFISGIGSVTLLWFGGYLVINPAENLSIGQLLAFNSMNGNFISLISTVIHFVDEFTRAKTATRRLTEVIDATPEEEDDGKKPFATISDHADIICTNLTFHYPGRVDLLEDFSLTIPGSKNIALIGKSGCGKSTLAKLISGLYQLQSGNIRIGLYNLQDLSLESLRQQIVLVPQDAHFWNRSIVENFRLGSPYATFEQIVQACQIAGADEFISKFPETYQTILGEFGANISGGQRQRLAIARALIMDPAILILDESTSGLDPVSETQVLDQLFQHRQGKTTIFISHRPKVINRADWIVLIDQGRLKLAGSLEDLRTKSGDHLDFIIP from the coding sequence ATGAAATACCAATTCGTTAAACAACATAGTGAAGAAGATTGTGGTGCAGCTTGTTTAGCTGCAATTGCCAAACATTACGGTCAGACCTTTACTATTAGTCGAATTCGGGAAGCCGTCGGAACCGGACAATTTGGAACTACATTATTAGGATTAAAACGAGGAGCAGAAATTCTGGGTTTTAAAGCCAATCCAGTCAAGACTTCTCCACAAATATTTGAAAAAATCAATGAAGCCCCCTTACCAGCAATCATTCATTGGCAGGGAAATCATTGGGTAGTTTTATATGGTAAAAAAGGGAAAAACTTTCTGATTGCAGACCCCGCAATTGGAATGCGTTATCTTTCTCAAAAAGATGTAGAAGCAGCTTGGACAGATTGGTTATTATTATTAGTAGAACCAGACCCTATCCGGTTTTTTGCTCAAAAGCAAGATAAAGAAGGTGGTTTTTGGCGTTTTTTTAAACGGGTTTGGATTTATCGTGGCATTTTATTCCAAGCTTTACCACTTAATTTAGTCTTGGGTTTATTGTCCTTAACTTCTCCATTCCTGTTGCAAATTCTCACTGATGATGTATTGCTCAGAGGTGATACAAAATTACTGACTACAGTAGTTATTTCTGTAGTAGTCATGAATATTATTTCTAATAGTCTTTCATTTGTTCAGTCTAACTTAATTGCTCATTTTGCTCAACGACTGCAATTAGGTCTAGTTCTAGAATTCGGGAGACAAATTCTGCGTTTACCATTAACCTATTATGAAACTCGTCGCAGTGGTGAAATTGTGAGTCGGCTGCGAGATATTGACCAAATTAATCAATTAGTTGCTCAAGTTGTTGTCGGTTTACCCAGTCAATTTTTTATTGCGATTATTTCTTTAGGCTTCATGTTTTTTTATAGCTGGAAACTCAGCTTAACTGCTTTATTAATTTCTATGGTAATGACCATATCTACATTTATTTTTCAACCCACATTACAACAAAAAACCAATGAATTATTAATTACAGAAGCGGAAACACAAGGGGTTTTAGTCGAAACATTCAAAGGTGCATTAACCCTCAAAACAACAGCATCAGGTAGACAATTTAAAGATGAATTAGACAGTCGGTTTAATCGTCTAGCTGCGTTAACATTTCGGACAATACAAATCGGAATTATTAATAATACATTTTCTGGCTTTATTTCTGGAATTGGTAGTGTAACTTTGCTCTGGTTTGGTGGCTATTTAGTAATTAATCCGGCTGAAAACTTGAGTATTGGGCAATTACTAGCTTTTAATTCCATGAATGGTAACTTTATATCTTTAATTAGTACAGTTATTCATTTTGTTGATGAATTTACCCGTGCTAAAACTGCTACCAGACGCTTAACAGAAGTTATTGATGCCACTCCTGAAGAGGAAGATGATGGTAAAAAGCCTTTTGCCACAATTTCCGATCATGCCGATATTATTTGTACAAATTTAACCTTTCATTATCCTGGTCGTGTTGACTTATTAGAAGATTTTTCTTTAACAATTCCTGGAAGTAAAAATATTGCTCTTATTGGTAAATCTGGATGTGGTAAAAGCACCTTAGCTAAATTAATTTCTGGTTTATATCAACTCCAATCTGGTAATATTAGAATTGGGCTTTATAATCTTCAAGACCTTTCTTTAGAATCTCTCCGGCAACAGATTGTTCTTGTTCCTCAAGATGCTCATTTTTGGAATCGTTCTATTGTGGAAAACTTCCGCTTAGGATCACCTTATGCTACCTTTGAGCAGATTGTGCAAGCTTGTCAAATTGCTGGTGCTGATGAATTTATCAGTAAATTTCCAGAAACATATCAAACTATCTTAGGTGAATTTGGAGCGAATATTTCCGGTGGACAAAGACAAAGATTAGCCATAGCTAGAGCGCTTATTATGGATCCAGCAATCCTGATTTTAGATGAATCCACCAGTGGACTTGATCCAGTTAGTGAAACCCAAGTTTTAGACCAATTATTTCAACATCGTCAAGGGAAAACAACTATTTTTATTAGTCATAGACCTAAAGTAATTAATCGTGCTGACTGGATTGTTTTGATAGATCAAGGTAGGTTGAAATTAGCAGGATCTTTAGAAGATTTACGCACTAAATCAGGAGATCATTTAGATTTTATAATTCCTTAG
- a CDS encoding CTB family bacteriocin yields the protein MSNLFTAVSVEQQEIVTGGVDGTLNNTFFSGQQLGQTGTSTSGFPGSTTTGRQGSLRVNTAGQQVNFNNAPAITFTPLPFVGVL from the coding sequence ATGTCTAACTTATTTACCGCAGTATCTGTTGAGCAACAAGAAATCGTAACTGGTGGAGTTGATGGTACATTAAATAATACTTTCTTTAGTGGTCAACAACTTGGGCAAACAGGGACTTCCACCTCAGGCTTCCCAGGTAGCACTACTACAGGTAGGCAAGGTTCTCTGAGAGTTAATACTGCTGGTCAGCAAGTGAATTTCAATAATGCTCCAGCAATTACATTCACCCCATTACCATTCGTAGGGGTATTATAA
- a CDS encoding DnaJ domain-containing protein, producing MSLKIDGGLFTYDFIDHHAILCVPVDADFKEIRKRYLQIARRLHPDSSNLGDESDKQKANKLLSRLVNPAYEKFSAEQNRAEYAFILLQMGKRFAQEPGEVRLKTEMARQLLSAPNFSLFYREAIAKIAETQYADLQQAQIIIAEVSELNLVYLMRMAGQSINQPPSHQPQNSPPNSPTTPPPVPKEESVVEQYLHRAQNLLEKNQLSLAKVELQDALKLEPRNSHCHSLIAMVYLRQNQLKMAKVHFDNALKLNPDEKIALEWKSKVDKALGITSSASQVSSSSKTEENLPDKSGKSGLFGGLFGGKKK from the coding sequence ATGTCGTTAAAAATAGATGGTGGATTATTTACCTATGATTTCATAGATCATCACGCAATCTTATGTGTGCCAGTTGATGCTGACTTTAAAGAAATCCGTAAACGTTATTTGCAAATTGCTCGAAGATTGCACCCAGATAGTTCTAATCTAGGGGACGAATCGGACAAACAAAAAGCTAATAAATTGTTATCAAGGCTAGTTAATCCAGCTTATGAGAAATTTTCTGCAGAACAGAATCGGGCTGAATATGCGTTTATTTTGTTGCAAATGGGCAAGCGATTTGCACAAGAGCCAGGAGAAGTCAGACTCAAGACAGAAATGGCCAGACAACTGTTATCTGCACCTAATTTTAGTCTATTCTACAGGGAAGCGATCGCTAAAATCGCCGAAACTCAATATGCAGATTTGCAACAAGCACAAATAATCATTGCTGAAGTTAGTGAGCTAAATCTAGTTTACCTGATGCGGATGGCAGGACAGTCAATAAATCAGCCCCCATCTCATCAACCTCAAAATTCCCCCCCCAATTCACCAACCACCCCACCTCCAGTGCCGAAAGAAGAATCGGTAGTAGAGCAATACCTACATCGCGCTCAAAATTTACTGGAAAAAAACCAATTGTCCCTAGCCAAAGTAGAATTACAGGATGCCTTAAAGTTAGAACCTAGAAATAGTCATTGCCATAGTTTGATTGCAATGGTATATTTACGGCAAAATCAACTGAAAATGGCAAAAGTTCACTTTGATAACGCCCTCAAGTTAAATCCCGATGAAAAAATCGCTTTGGAATGGAAATCCAAGGTAGACAAAGCTTTAGGAATTACGAGTAGTGCTTCTCAAGTGAGTTCCTCTTCTAAAACGGAAGAGAATCTTCCAGATAAGTCTGGAAAAAGTGGTTTGTTTGGCGGTTTGTTTGGTGGGAAGAAAAAATAA
- a CDS encoding ATP phosphoribosyltransferase regulatory subunit: MVYQPAAGARDLLPLDVAQKRWIEDRLEQVFHRWGYHRIITSTLERMDTLMAGEAIQRHMVIQLQNGQNEELGLRPELTASIARTVVTRMADATYPQRLYYNANVFRRNWEGRHNRQQEYYQAGVELLGAGGLLANAEVLLLVADCLAALGLQGWRLILGEAGITRSLLNAFPPDIRNQVRTAIAHLDYITLDTLPLSEELRQRAKIMLDLRGDSQEVLQKVSSLHLEPDQDEAINNLKSLVELLDGKFPLILDLSLIQTIDYYTGLVFEVVSETNSQAQILGSGGRYDQLLGLYHPQKENIPGIGFELNIDGLYEILLLNQQLPQDIPASNWLVVPETPGAEAAAFAYAEKLRHSPNLVRVEIDLGGRDIDAIRQYASDRSITQIAWIKSDGTHTIEAGC, from the coding sequence ATGGTGTATCAACCAGCAGCGGGAGCAAGGGATCTATTACCTTTAGATGTGGCGCAAAAACGCTGGATTGAAGATAGATTAGAGCAGGTATTTCACCGTTGGGGATATCACAGGATTATCACCTCAACTCTGGAAAGAATGGATACCTTAATGGCGGGTGAAGCAATTCAGCGTCACATGGTGATTCAACTCCAAAATGGTCAAAATGAAGAATTGGGTTTGCGTCCAGAATTGACGGCTTCTATCGCCCGGACAGTGGTAACTCGCATGGCAGATGCGACCTATCCCCAGCGACTATATTACAATGCTAATGTTTTTCGCCGCAATTGGGAAGGTCGCCATAATCGCCAACAAGAGTATTATCAAGCTGGAGTCGAGTTATTGGGTGCGGGGGGATTATTAGCCAATGCGGAAGTATTGCTGTTGGTAGCAGATTGTTTAGCAGCATTGGGTTTACAAGGTTGGCGGTTAATTTTAGGAGAAGCGGGAATTACTCGTTCTCTACTGAATGCTTTTCCCCCAGACATCAGAAATCAAGTCAGAACAGCGATCGCTCACTTAGATTATATCACTCTTGATACCTTACCCTTGAGCGAAGAACTACGCCAACGCGCTAAAATCATGTTGGATTTGCGGGGTGATAGTCAAGAAGTTCTCCAAAAAGTCAGCAGTTTACATCTAGAACCAGACCAGGATGAGGCAATAAATAACCTCAAATCCCTAGTAGAATTATTAGATGGTAAATTCCCTCTCATCCTTGATCTGAGCTTAATTCAAACCATTGACTATTACACAGGTCTTGTTTTTGAAGTAGTCAGTGAGACAAACTCCCAAGCACAGATTTTAGGAAGTGGTGGTCGTTATGACCAATTACTCGGTTTATATCATCCCCAAAAGGAAAATATTCCCGGTATCGGCTTTGAATTGAATATTGATGGTTTATACGAAATTCTCCTATTAAATCAGCAATTACCCCAGGATATCCCCGCCAGTAATTGGTTAGTAGTCCCAGAAACCCCCGGTGCTGAAGCTGCGGCTTTTGCCTATGCTGAGAAATTACGTCATTCTCCTAATTTAGTGAGAGTAGAAATAGACCTGGGAGGTAGGGACATAGACGCGATTCGTCAATATGCAAGCGATCGCTCAATAACCCAAATTGCTTGGATTAAATCTGATGGTACACACACCATCGAAGCGGGATGTTAA
- a CDS encoding reverse transcriptase N-terminal domain-containing protein, with product MIRHRDNSSESWKKLPWKKFRRNLFRLQKRVYKAVQVGDKRKAKSLQKLILKSTAARLLAIRQVSQLNAGKKTAGIDGKKSLTFKERFELNELLKASVSNWKHQELREIPIPKKDGTMRMLKIPTIADRAYQCLIKYALEPAHEATFHARSYGFRTGRSAHDAQKMLFLNLNSQANGIDKRVIELDIEKCFDRINHTAIMDKLIAPYSIRQGIFRCLKAGVNPEFPEQGTPQGGVVSPLLANIALNGIESIHRYHVIPSYRITDKTPRKNIVEPSIRYADDMVIILRPQDDATDILDKISQFLAERGMKVSEKKTKLTATTDGFDFLGWNFKVQNNGKFKSVPSVDNFKSFRKKVKHIVNNSNYGATTKAEKLAPVVRGWRNYHRFCKMDGSRNSLFHIETRAFRVFNKETKQNRHTSKQLLDKAFPSVPYSENKHINVKGEKSPYDGDLSYWSERNSKLYNNDTSKALKRQNHKCGHCGLKLVSDEKVHLHHIDGNHQNWKPKNLLAIHESCHDYIHKSKSES from the coding sequence ATGATTAGACACAGAGACAACTCTAGTGAATCCTGGAAGAAGTTACCTTGGAAGAAATTCCGCCGTAACCTATTTCGCCTACAAAAGCGCGTGTACAAAGCGGTTCAAGTTGGCGACAAGCGCAAAGCTAAGTCCCTGCAAAAGCTGATTCTGAAATCTACCGCAGCGAGATTACTGGCAATCCGTCAAGTATCACAGCTAAATGCTGGGAAAAAGACTGCAGGAATTGATGGCAAAAAGTCTCTTACCTTTAAGGAACGCTTCGAGCTTAATGAACTGCTAAAAGCATCCGTTAGCAACTGGAAACACCAGGAACTAAGAGAAATACCAATCCCCAAAAAGGACGGTACTATGAGGATGCTGAAAATCCCCACTATTGCTGATAGGGCTTACCAATGCCTTATCAAATACGCATTAGAACCAGCGCACGAGGCAACCTTCCACGCCAGGAGCTACGGGTTTAGGACGGGGCGTTCAGCGCATGACGCGCAGAAAATGCTGTTCCTGAATCTAAACTCTCAAGCCAACGGAATAGATAAAAGAGTTATAGAACTCGATATCGAAAAATGCTTTGACAGGATAAACCACACCGCCATCATGGATAAACTCATTGCTCCTTATAGCATAAGACAGGGAATATTCCGATGTCTCAAAGCCGGAGTTAATCCAGAATTTCCAGAACAAGGAACACCGCAAGGCGGGGTGGTAAGTCCACTACTAGCTAACATCGCCTTAAATGGGATTGAAAGTATTCATAGATATCATGTGATACCTAGCTACAGAATTACAGACAAAACCCCAAGGAAAAATATTGTTGAACCATCTATCCGTTACGCGGATGATATGGTAATAATACTCCGTCCTCAAGACGATGCCACAGATATACTTGACAAAATCAGTCAGTTCCTAGCAGAGCGGGGAATGAAAGTCAGTGAGAAAAAGACAAAGCTAACCGCCACGACAGATGGATTTGACTTCCTGGGCTGGAATTTCAAAGTCCAGAATAACGGAAAATTTAAAAGCGTTCCATCAGTGGACAACTTTAAATCTTTTCGCAAGAAAGTAAAACACATCGTCAACAACTCGAATTATGGTGCTACCACAAAGGCTGAGAAATTAGCCCCTGTAGTTAGAGGTTGGAGGAACTACCACCGCTTCTGCAAGATGGACGGGTCAAGAAACTCGTTATTCCACATCGAAACAAGAGCTTTCAGGGTATTCAATAAGGAAACAAAACAGAATCGCCATACCAGTAAACAATTACTAGATAAAGCGTTTCCATCAGTTCCTTACTCCGAAAACAAACATATCAATGTTAAAGGTGAGAAATCACCCTATGACGGAGATTTGAGTTATTGGAGCGAGCGTAACAGCAAGCTCTATAACAACGATACCTCTAAAGCCCTCAAACGGCAAAACCATAAATGTGGTCATTGTGGACTGAAATTGGTTAGTGATGAGAAGGTACACTTACATCATATAGATGGAAACCACCAAAACTGGAAACCTAAAAACCTTCTAGCCATTCATGAAAGCTGCCACGATTATATCCATAAGAGCAAAAGCGAAAGCTAA